The sequence CTGGTTTTAATGATTTTAACTTTATACTGCCACCTTTTTCAACACACTTCTTATAAATAGATACTAATGCTCCAAGTCCAGTACTATCTATAAAATTGCATTTACTAAAATCAAAAATAAAATTCGTTTTTCCTTCTTCTACTAGCTTATTTGTTTCCAATCTAAAATTCGCCACTTCATCTACAATAAAATCCTTTGGTATATTTATAATTATATTGCTTTCCATCTTTTATCTTCTCCCCTATAGTTTAAACTTTTCTACAAGTTTAGTTAATTCTTCTGCCATTGCACTTGTTTCCTCAGCTGTTGCTGTAAAGTTATTTATTGCATTAGCTTGTTCTTCTGTTG comes from Clostridium sp. TW13 and encodes:
- a CDS encoding STAS domain-containing protein, producing MESNIIINIPKDFIVDEVANFRLETNKLVEEGKTNFIFDFSKCNFIDSTGLGALVSIYKKCVEKGGSIKLKSLKPEVEKLFKLTRLDKVFEICQ